The Mycolicibacterium mageritense genome contains a region encoding:
- a CDS encoding dienelactone hydrolase family protein produces MSTISLATPDGPIDALLDTPEGSGPWPGVVVIHDAIGYGPDNEATSARIAGAGYLAITPNLFARGGRARCITRVFRDLLTQRGTALDDILAARDHLRSLPDCTGTVGIAGFCMGGQFALIMGPRGFAAAAPFYGTPLPRHLDETLDASCPIVASFGRRDPAGIGAPKRLRKIVEAKNIPADIKVYPDAGHSFANQLPAQPLLRIAGFGYNEAATSDAWARVFAFFGEHLQAKAS; encoded by the coding sequence GTGTCCACGATTTCACTCGCCACCCCAGACGGCCCGATCGACGCGCTCCTGGACACCCCCGAAGGCTCCGGGCCGTGGCCCGGCGTCGTGGTCATCCACGATGCGATCGGTTACGGCCCCGACAACGAGGCGACCTCGGCGCGCATCGCCGGGGCCGGCTACCTGGCGATCACGCCCAACCTGTTTGCGCGGGGCGGTCGCGCGCGCTGCATCACGCGCGTGTTCCGCGACCTGCTGACCCAGCGCGGCACGGCCCTCGACGACATCCTGGCCGCACGCGATCATCTGCGGTCGCTGCCCGACTGCACGGGGACGGTCGGCATCGCCGGATTCTGCATGGGCGGTCAGTTCGCCCTGATCATGGGGCCAAGGGGGTTCGCCGCGGCAGCACCGTTCTACGGCACGCCGCTGCCCCGCCATCTCGACGAAACCCTCGACGCGTCGTGCCCCATCGTCGCGAGCTTCGGCCGCCGTGACCCGGCCGGTATCGGCGCGCCGAAACGGCTGCGGAAGATCGTCGAGGCCAAGAACATCCCGGCCGACATCAAGGTGTATCCCGATGCCGGGCACAGTTTCGCCAATCAGCTTCCGGCCCAACCACTTCTGCGCATCGCGGGCTTCGGGTACAACGAGGCGGCAACGTCCGACGCGTGGGCGCGGGTGTTCGCGTTCTTCGGCGAACACCTGCAGGCTAAAGCCAGCTGA
- a CDS encoding protein adenylyltransferase SelO, with the protein MSVTPETTVRLDDRFARELPELAIPWRAEAAPDPGLLVLNEPLAAELGLDPDWLRGPDGLGLLLGTVVPGDATPVAQAYAGHQFGGYVPRLGDGRALLLGELTDTEGRLRDLHLKGSGRTPFARGGDGLAVVGPMLREYIVSEAMHAMGIPTTRALAVVATGRGVWRETQEPGAVLARVAASHLRVGSFQYAFQYGRAAGDFELLRRLADHAIARHHPRAADADNPYLALFDAVVSAQAALVARWLHVGFIHGVMNTDNMTISGETIDYGPCAFMESYDPATVFSSIDHGGRYAYGNQPAVAEWNLARFAETLLPLISDDAEAAVALATESLGEFRAQFDDAWTAGMRAKLGLTGDVDRAAARPLIDGLLVLLQQNRIDYTSFFRTLARAARGGTELPREFDEWQARWRALGPDADAMDRVNPIYIPRNHLVEEALSAATSGELEPLRKLMAALAAPYDERPGLDAYAAPAPEDFGTYRTFCGT; encoded by the coding sequence CGAACTGGCCATTCCGTGGCGGGCCGAGGCCGCGCCGGATCCGGGGTTGCTCGTGCTCAACGAACCGCTGGCCGCCGAGCTGGGCCTCGATCCCGACTGGCTGCGTGGCCCCGACGGGCTGGGTCTGCTGCTCGGCACGGTCGTGCCCGGCGACGCCACGCCCGTCGCGCAGGCCTACGCCGGACATCAGTTCGGCGGGTACGTCCCGCGCCTCGGCGACGGGCGCGCCCTGCTGCTCGGCGAGCTGACCGACACCGAAGGGCGCCTCCGTGACCTGCACCTGAAGGGTTCCGGACGCACCCCGTTCGCCCGCGGCGGCGACGGTCTTGCCGTCGTGGGACCGATGCTGCGCGAGTACATCGTCAGCGAGGCGATGCACGCCATGGGCATACCCACCACGCGGGCGCTGGCCGTGGTGGCCACCGGCCGCGGGGTGTGGCGCGAGACCCAGGAGCCCGGAGCGGTGCTGGCCCGGGTCGCCGCGAGCCACCTACGCGTCGGCAGCTTCCAATACGCTTTCCAATATGGCCGAGCTGCAGGCGATTTCGAGTTGTTGCGGCGGCTTGCCGACCACGCGATCGCCCGGCACCACCCACGGGCGGCGGACGCCGACAATCCGTACCTCGCGCTGTTCGACGCGGTGGTGTCGGCACAGGCCGCGCTGGTGGCCCGCTGGCTGCACGTCGGCTTCATACACGGTGTGATGAACACCGACAACATGACCATATCCGGCGAGACCATCGACTACGGACCGTGCGCCTTCATGGAAAGCTATGATCCGGCAACGGTTTTCAGCTCGATCGATCACGGCGGGCGCTATGCCTACGGCAATCAACCCGCGGTGGCCGAGTGGAACCTGGCCCGGTTCGCCGAAACCCTGCTGCCACTCATCTCCGACGACGCCGAAGCCGCGGTGGCACTCGCGACCGAGTCACTCGGCGAGTTCCGCGCCCAGTTCGACGATGCCTGGACGGCGGGCATGCGCGCCAAGCTCGGCCTGACGGGCGATGTCGACCGCGCGGCAGCCCGTCCGCTGATCGATGGCCTGCTGGTGTTGTTGCAGCAGAACCGGATCGACTACACGTCGTTCTTCCGGACCCTCGCCCGCGCCGCACGCGGCGGAACCGAACTCCCCCGTGAGTTCGACGAGTGGCAGGCGCGGTGGCGCGCGCTGGGCCCCGACGCCGACGCGATGGACCGCGTCAACCCGATCTACATCCCGCGCAATCACCTGGTCGAGGAAGCCCTGAGCGCGGCCACGTCCGGTGAGCTGGAACCGCTGCGCAAACTGATGGCCGCGCTGGCCGCCCCATACGACGAACGGCCAGGCCTCGACGCCTACGCGGCCCCGGCACCCGAGGACTTCGGCACGTACCGCACGTTCTGCGGCACCTGA